A window of the Gossypium hirsutum isolate 1008001.06 chromosome A05, Gossypium_hirsutum_v2.1, whole genome shotgun sequence genome harbors these coding sequences:
- the LOC107938227 gene encoding vacuolar protein 8, with amino-acid sequence MGEEEQHQNSTESFMAMKAGLRQAIEVISSLIFLSHSIKVFSVKWQLIRKKLEELNSGLMAAENCDSSQNTRVFSGLIPSVLVTANECHNLARSCADLSYSGKLLMQSDLDVMIARFDSHVKNLSGIYSAGILSHGFAIVVSRPGLGAGKDDMRFYIRDLLTRMKIGDIEMKRQALVNLYQVVDEDERYAKLVVEVGDVVNVLVGFLDSPEMEIQEEASKIVSLLSGFDLYKGVLVGAGIIGPLVRVLENGSGLGKEGAARCLQRLTVNSDNAWSVSAHGGVTALLKICSSGEFGGELIGLACALLRNLVGVDEIKRFIVEEGAISTFIKLARSRDEIVQINSMEFLQNMASGDDSVRQMVVREGGIRALVRVLDPKSSTSSKTREVALRAIENLCFSSQSCINMLMNFGFINQLFFLLRNGEASVQELALKVTFRLCSASEEAKKAMGDAGFMPELLKLLDAKSYEVREMATEALSSLVSVPKNRKRFVQDDRNVGFLLQLLDQEDSISGNKKLLLSILMSLTNCNSGRRKIASSGYLKNIEKLAEAEVYDAKKLVRKLSTNRFRSILSGFWHS; translated from the coding sequence ATGGGAGAAGAAGAGCAACACCAAAACTCGACAGAATCTTTCATGGCAATGAAAGCTGGTCTCAGGCAGGCCATTGAGGTTATATCTTCTTTGATTTTCCTTTCTCATTCTATCAAAGTTTTCAGCGTTAAATGGCAGCTTATCCGAAAGAAGCTTGAAGAGTTAAATTCAGGCTTAATGGCCGCTGAAAACTGTGATTCAAGCCAAAACACACGTGTCTTTTCTGGCTTGATCCCTTCCGTTTTGGTCACTGCAAATGAGTGTCATAATCTTGCAAGAAGCTGTGCGGATCTTTCCTACAGTGGCAAGCTCTTGATGCAAAGCGACCTTGATGTGATGATTGCAAGATTTGACAGCCATGTAAAGAATCTCTCTGGGATTTACAGTGCTGGGATTCTGAGCCATGGGTTTGCCATTGTGGTTTCAAGGCCTGGCCTTGGTGCTGGTAAAGACGACATGAGGTTTTACATAAGAGATTTGCTGACAAGAATGAAGATAGGCGACATAGAAATGAAAAGGCAAGCCTTGGTTAATTTATATCAAGTTGTGGATGAAGATGAGAGGTATGCTAAACTCGTTGTGGAAGTTGGTGACGTTGTGAATGTGTTAGTAGGCTTTCTTGATTCACCTGAGATGGAGATTCAAGAGGAGGCTTCAAAGATTGTATCTTTACTATCAGGGTTCGATTTGTACAAGGGGGTTTTGGTTGGAGCTGGGATTATCGGGCCTTTGGTTCGGGTTCTGGAAAATGGCAGTGGGTTGGGTAAAGAAGGAGCCGCTAGGTGTCTTCAGAGATTGACTGTTAATTCAGACAACGCATGGTCAGTGTCGGCTCATGGTGGGGTGACTGCCCTTTTGAAAATATGTTCAAGCGGTGAGTTTGGAGGGGAACTGATTGGTCTTGCTTGTGCGTTGTTGAGAAATCTTGTTGGGGTTGACGAGATAAAGAGGTTTATTGTTGAAGAAGGTGCCATTTCAACGTTCATCAAGCTTGCAAGATCAAGAGATGAAATCGTGCAGATAAATTCAATGGAGTTCCTTCAGAATATGGCTTCCGGAGATGACTCAGTTCGTCAAATGGTTGTTAGAGAAGGAGGGATCCGTGCATTAGTACGCGTTTTGGATCCGAAATCATCGACCTCTTCAAAGACAAGAGAAGTAGCATTGAGGGCAATTGAGAATCTATGTTTCtcttcacagagttgcataaacATGTTGATGAATTTCGGGTTTATCAATCAACTGTTCTTCTTGCTACGCAACGGTGAGGCTTCGGTTCAAGAATTGGCACTGAAGGTAACGTTTAGGTTGTGTAGCGCATCAGAAGAGGCTAAAAAGGCAATGGGAGATGCCGGTTTCATGCCTGAACTTCTCAAATTGCTCGATGCAAAGTCATATGAAGTGCGTGAAATGGCAACCGAGGCACTCTCTAGCTTGGTATCGGTCCCAAAAAATCGAAAACGATTCGTTCAAGATGATCGGAACGTAGGCTTTCTTCTCCAGTTGCTTGATCAAGAGGATAGCATATCAGGTAATAAAAAGCTCTTACTTTCTATATTAATGTCATTGACAAATTGCAACAGTGGGAGAAGAAAAATTGCCAGTTCCGGATATCTAAAGAACATAGAAAAGCTCGCTGAAGCTGAAGTTTATGATGCCAAAAAACTTGTCAGGAAGTTGTCTACCAACAGATTTCGTAGTATTCTAAGTGGATTTTGGCATTCTTGA
- the LOC107938226 gene encoding sugar carrier protein C: MAGGGVIGVGGGDSRKPYPGNLTPYVTITCIVAAMGGLIFGYDIGISGGVTTMTPFLQKFFRKVWEKKEADKSTNQYCQYDSQTLTMFTSSLYLAALLSSLVASTVTRRLGRKLSMLFGGLLFFAGALINGFAKAVWMLIVGRMLLGFGVGFANQSVPLYLSEMAPYKYRGALNIGFQLSITVGILIANVLNYFFAKIKGGWGWRLSLGGAMVPALIITVGSLVLPDTPNSMIERGQTEEARAKLKKIRGVDDVDEEFKDLVAASDASKLVDHPWTNLLQRKYRPHLTMAILIPFFQQLTGINVIMFYAPVLFNTIGFGDDASLMSAVITGIVNVGATLVSIYGVDKWGRRFLFLEGGVQMLICQAVVAACIGAKFGVSGNPGDLPKWYAIAVVLFICIYVAGFAWSWGPLGWLVPSEIFPLEIRSAAQSVNVSVNMIFTFAVAQVFLSMLCHLKFGLFLFFAFFVVVMSIFVYYFLPETKGIPIEEMNQVWRSHWYWSRFVEEADYSNGGMEMSKGNHVPKNV; the protein is encoded by the exons ATGGCGGGTGGAGGAGTAATTGGCGTCGGCGGCGGCGACAGCAGGAAGCCGTACCCGGGGAACCTTACTCCTTACGTCACTATAACATGTATTGTTGCAGCCATGGGGGGTCTGATTTTCGGTTATGATATTGGGATTTCTG GTGGGGTGACGACTATGACGCCATTCCTTCAAAAGTTCTTCCGAAAAGTGTGGGAGAAGAAGGAAGCTGATAAGTCGACTAACCAATATTGTCAATACGATAGCCAAACCCTGACGATGTTCACATCGTCGCTGTATTTGGCCGCTCTTTTGTCTTCCTTGGTAGCCTCCACCGTCACCCGGAGGCTTGGAAGGAAATTGTCCATGCTCTTTGGTGGTCTACTTTTCTTCGCCGGAGCTCTTATCAATGGATTTGCCAAAGCTGTTTGGATGTTGATTGTTGGTAGAATGTTGCTTGGTTTCGGTGTCGGATTCGCCAATCAG TCAGTGCCCCTCTACCTCTCAGAAATGGCACCCTACAAATATAGAGGAGCATTGAACATTGGGTTCCAATTGTCAATTACAGTTGGTATCCTAATTGCCAACGTGCTGAATTATTTCTTTGCTAAGATCAAAGGAGGGTGGGGATGGCGCCTGAGTTTGGGTGGCGCAATGGTCCCTGCCCTTATCATCACCGTTGGATCCCTAGTTCTACCTGACACACCAAACTCCATGATCGAACGTGGTCAAACCGAGGAAGCCAGAGCCAAACTCAAGAAAATCCGAGGGGTTGATGATGTTGATGAGGAGTTTAAGGACCTAGTCGCTGCCAGTGATGCCTCGAAGCTTGTTGATCACCCTTGGACCAACTTGTTGCAGAGGAAATACAGGCCTCATCTAACCATGGCCATCTTAATTCCTTTCTTCCAACAACTAACCGGCATTAATGTCATTATGTTTTATGCACCTGTATTGTTCAACACAATTGGTTTCGGGGACGATGCTTCCCTCATGTCCGCAGTGATCACCGGTATTGTTAACGTAGGTGCGACATTGGTTTCAATCTATGGTGTTGATAAGTGGGGAAGGAGGTTCCTTTTCCTAGAGGGTGGAGTTCAAATGTTGATTTGCCAG GCTGTTGTGGCGGCATGCATCGGTGCAAAGTTTGGGGTTAGCGGGAACCCAGGTGACCTTCCCAAATGGTACGCCATTGCTGTGGTACTTTTCATCTGCATTTACGTGGCCGGGTTCGCCTGGTCTTGGGGACCCCTCGGATGGTTGGTGCCTAGTGAAATTTTCCCATTGGAAATCCGATCAGCCGCACAAAGTGTGAACGTGTCGGTGAACATGATCTTCACATTCGCTGTGGCACAAGTGTTCTTATCCATGCTTTGCCACTTGAAATTCGGGCTATTCCTGTTCTTCGCCTTCTTTGTGGTGGTGATGTCGATCTTTGTGTACTACTTCTTGCCTGAGACCAAGGGTATTCCAATCGAAGAGATGAACCAAGTCTGGAGATCTCACTGGTATTGGTCCCGATTCGTCGAAGAAGCTGATTACTCTAATGGAGGTATGGAAATGAGCAAGGGAAACCATGTTCCAAAGAATGTGTAG
- the LOC107938230 gene encoding vesicle-associated protein 4-2, with the protein MAIDTEQKSPSDGKVWGIFKLPFRQTGNNTRTTPSSSSASNLYVQTQPHVEGSNHHGSAISVSSVAKSLLPTRRRLKLDPANKLYFPYEPGKQVRSAVRIKNTSKSYTAFKFQTTAPKSCFMRPPGAILAPGESIIATVFKFVEPPENNEKQMDQKSRVKFKIMSLKVKGPMDYIPELFDEQKDQVAIEQILRVVFLDPERPCPALEKLKCQLDEADAALEARKKPPEDSGPRIIGEGLVIDEWKERRERYLARQQVEGVDSA; encoded by the exons ATGGCGATAGATACCGAGCAAAAGTCACCGTCCGATGGCAAAGTTTGGGGAATTTTTAAGCTGCCTTTTCGCCAAACCGGGAATAATACCAGAACGACGCCGTCTTCTTCCTCAGCGTCTAATCTATACGTTCAAACTCAACCTCATGTCGAAGGATCGAATCATCACGGCTCTGCCATTTCGGTTTCCTCCGTTGCAAAGTCGCTTTTGCCGACTCGGCGTCGGCTCAAACTTGATCCAGCTAATAAGCTATATTTTCCAT ATGAACCTGGCAAACAGGTGAGGAGCGCAGTCAGGATAAAAAACACAAGCAAGTCATATACAGCTTTCAAG TTTCAAACAACTGCACCAAAGAGCTGTTTCATGCGCCCTCCGGGTGCCATTCTAGCCCCCGGCGAGAGCATCATAGCAACGG TCTTCAAGTTCGTGGAGCCTCCTGAGAACAATGAAAAACAGATGGATCAAAAGAGCAGGGTTAAGTTTAAAATTATGAGTCTTAAGGTGAAAGGTCCAATGGACTACATACCTGAGCTG TTTGATGAGCAGAAGGATCAAGTTGCAATAGAACAAATACTACGGGTTGTTTTCCTAGATCCTGAGCGTCCTTGTCCT GCTCTGGAAAAATTGAAGTGTCAATTAGATGAGGCTGATGCTGCGCTGGAGGCACGCAAAAAGCCTCCAGAGGATTCAGGTCCAAGGATCATTGGGGAAGGACTCGTCATAGATGAATGG AAAGAACGAAGGGAGAGATACCTAGCTCGACAGCAGGTTGAAGGAGTAGACTCAGCTTAA